In the genome of Sinobacterium caligoides, one region contains:
- a CDS encoding nucleoid-associated protein, with translation MTLNACIIQHIDSSSDNHQHHERCLPVNEQTEELFNQLKHNFITRVGKKYGRFDPDGEADFASKVSDLSAASDLAELSGELSEQLHNGLKEAEEALSAYFVFGRERVAEEEFLYLFCIQLKQALQISDELEINDTQFLNLSEIGFALRLNISQWQANEDKYLTMYSYRLEKETVIALQKILGFTSTVNANADTKALINSIQNYAHELPESKAHEVRTQAFEYCESQHKAGEPIGLDELSRQINHDEPEQFKNFIAERVEEKPKQEVIADAKQLKSLVKMAGRDKEFTLSFNSSILGSRIIWDEDQDTLTISGLPNALKAQMKRQQG, from the coding sequence ATGACTCTTAACGCCTGTATTATCCAACACATCGACAGCTCTTCTGATAACCACCAGCACCACGAGCGCTGCCTGCCCGTTAACGAGCAGACTGAAGAACTATTTAACCAGTTAAAACATAACTTTATTACCCGTGTTGGTAAAAAATACGGCCGTTTTGACCCCGATGGTGAAGCAGACTTTGCCAGCAAGGTCAGCGACCTCAGCGCCGCGAGTGACCTTGCTGAGCTCTCTGGCGAGCTCTCCGAGCAGCTGCATAACGGCCTTAAAGAAGCCGAAGAAGCACTTTCTGCCTATTTCGTCTTCGGCCGCGAAAGGGTTGCCGAAGAAGAGTTTCTGTATCTTTTCTGTATTCAGCTTAAGCAGGCTCTGCAGATTTCTGATGAGCTCGAAATCAACGACACGCAGTTTCTCAATCTGAGTGAGATTGGCTTCGCACTCCGTCTCAATATCAGTCAGTGGCAAGCTAACGAAGATAAGTATCTGACGATGTATAGCTATCGGCTGGAAAAAGAGACCGTCATCGCATTACAAAAGATTCTCGGCTTTACCAGCACGGTCAACGCCAACGCAGACACTAAGGCGCTGATTAATAGTATTCAGAACTACGCTCACGAATTACCTGAGAGTAAGGCGCACGAGGTTCGCACTCAGGCCTTTGAATACTGCGAGAGTCAGCATAAGGCTGGCGAGCCAATTGGTTTAGATGAGCTATCCCGCCAAATCAATCATGACGAGCCTGAGCAATTCAAAAACTTCATCGCCGAAAGAGTCGAAGAGAAGCCTAAGCAAGAAGTCATCGCCGATGCCAAGCAGTTAAAGAGCCTGGTAAAAATGGCAGGGCGCGACAAGGAGTTCACACTCTCATTTAACTCAAGCATCCTCGGTAGCCGCATCATCTGGGATGAGGATCAGGACACCCTGACCATCTCTGGCCTACCTAACGCCTTAAAAGCACAAATGAAACGGCAGCAGGGCTAA
- a CDS encoding MarR family winged helix-turn-helix transcriptional regulator: MVQGPSKPSNNRPMIASEALKDNLNLLISDISILQEKLFNLHCRQLGGIQLTRAQAQLLALLATGDGLSQTQIVSQLSIEKSALASLLTNLESAGWIIRLSDNKDRRLKRVYLTDKLKQHQAGLSVVAQQSLDIALHNISQTDVEQLLATLMEVRANLDQALSN; encoded by the coding sequence ATGGTACAGGGGCCAAGCAAGCCATCCAATAATCGCCCGATGATTGCTAGCGAAGCCCTCAAGGACAATCTTAACCTGCTGATCAGCGATATATCGATACTGCAAGAGAAGCTCTTCAACCTGCACTGCCGTCAGCTTGGCGGCATTCAGCTCACCCGCGCTCAAGCACAGCTATTAGCCTTGCTGGCGACAGGAGATGGCCTAAGCCAAACCCAAATCGTCAGTCAACTCAGCATAGAGAAATCAGCATTAGCAAGCCTGCTCACCAATTTAGAGAGTGCTGGCTGGATCATTAGACTCAGCGACAACAAGGATCGGCGCCTAAAACGTGTTTATCTGACCGATAAGCTCAAGCAACATCAAGCGGGCCTCAGTGTTGTCGCCCAACAATCACTCGATATCGCCTTGCACAACATCTCACAAACAGACGTAGAGCAATTATTGGCCACCCTCATGGAAGTTCGAGCCAACCTTGACCAAGCGTTGAGTAATTAA
- a CDS encoding aminopeptidase, which produces MLTLVVTLLLSGCGQFGYYWQAGKGQWSVLSSRQPIDSLLSADSTDEILKLKLQHVQQFRQFAEQQLLLESGGSYRHFVALDDDYVVWNVYAAKPLSVESYQWCYPLLGCMGYRGYFQKSSAIAYAEQLAEEGLEVHVGGVTAYSTLGWFNDPVLSSFLGENTLDLAALLFHELAHRKIYVRGDTAFNESFATAVAHLGIAQWLATDRVAQQDPAAFQHWQRQQARASAFIELLLEAREELSAIYCSGRTVDGKLQAKDKAYLKLQTRYRQYAEQWHYRGYDAWMADINNAQLATVGDYNLWLKSFEALYRQNPGDWQLFYQGVQQLAELPRKERVIELELLKSR; this is translated from the coding sequence TTGCTTACGCTAGTCGTCACACTTTTGCTCAGTGGTTGCGGACAATTTGGCTATTACTGGCAGGCGGGGAAAGGGCAGTGGTCTGTCTTGAGCAGTAGGCAACCTATAGATAGTTTGTTGTCGGCAGACTCGACAGATGAAATATTAAAGCTGAAATTGCAGCATGTGCAGCAATTTCGCCAGTTTGCTGAGCAGCAGCTGTTGTTAGAGAGTGGGGGCAGCTATCGACATTTTGTCGCACTCGATGATGATTATGTGGTGTGGAATGTCTATGCGGCGAAGCCGCTTAGTGTCGAGAGCTATCAGTGGTGTTATCCATTACTGGGTTGCATGGGCTATCGCGGTTACTTCCAGAAGTCGTCAGCGATAGCCTATGCAGAGCAGCTGGCCGAGGAAGGGCTCGAGGTGCATGTGGGTGGGGTAACAGCCTACTCCACGCTGGGTTGGTTCAATGACCCGGTGCTGTCGAGTTTTTTGGGGGAGAATACGCTGGATTTAGCGGCATTATTGTTTCACGAACTGGCTCATCGCAAGATCTATGTTCGTGGCGATACAGCGTTTAATGAGAGCTTTGCTACTGCCGTTGCACACCTAGGTATTGCGCAATGGTTGGCGACGGATCGGGTGGCACAGCAGGACCCTGCTGCCTTTCAGCATTGGCAGCGACAGCAGGCGCGTGCCTCGGCCTTTATTGAACTGTTGCTTGAGGCCAGAGAGGAGCTGTCAGCGATTTACTGCAGTGGGCGGACGGTTGATGGGAAGCTTCAGGCCAAGGACAAAGCCTATCTAAAGCTGCAGACACGCTATCGGCAGTATGCTGAACAATGGCACTATCGTGGTTATGACGCGTGGATGGCCGACATTAATAATGCTCAACTAGCGACCGTAGGTGATTATAATCTTTGGTTAAAGTCTTTCGAAGCCTTGTATCGGCAAAACCCTGGCGACTGGCAGTTGTTTTACCAGGGTGTACAGCAATTGGCAGAATTACCGCGCAAAGAACGAGTAATCGAGCTAGAACTGCTAAAATCAAGGTAG
- a CDS encoding VOC family protein produces MKVKSLGYVLIESTDPQNWLEFGTNVVGMMAAPTMPDDGNVYLKMDARPYRFAITKGETDRLLLSGFELGGEEEFNAAKQELEAAGVSFEHGTAEELQARRVKDLVRLQDPSENTIELYWGSDLDYAKFISPVGIAEFETGVSGDMGLGHVVLPAPALQVTHKFYREVLGFGQVDQMHFKFTDDPADPGQGLHFLHVDNPRHHTLALYEAPMPSGCVHLMMEVKTIDEVGYCLDRVQEKEIPIVSTLGRHTNDEMISFYCATPGGFALEFGCGGRQVDWSTYTPTVSTLPSFWGHKFQG; encoded by the coding sequence ATGAAAGTAAAGAGTTTAGGCTACGTGCTGATTGAGTCGACAGACCCCCAAAACTGGTTGGAGTTTGGTACCAATGTTGTTGGCATGATGGCGGCTCCAACGATGCCTGATGATGGCAATGTTTATCTGAAAATGGATGCGCGCCCCTATCGTTTCGCGATCACTAAAGGCGAGACCGATCGTCTGCTTTTGAGTGGTTTCGAGCTCGGTGGTGAGGAGGAGTTTAACGCAGCAAAGCAGGAACTTGAGGCGGCCGGTGTGAGCTTCGAGCACGGTACAGCTGAAGAGCTTCAGGCCCGCCGAGTGAAAGACTTGGTACGATTACAAGACCCCTCTGAGAATACTATTGAGCTATATTGGGGCTCTGACCTTGATTATGCCAAGTTTATTTCGCCGGTTGGTATCGCAGAGTTTGAGACGGGGGTTAGCGGCGATATGGGGCTTGGTCACGTGGTTTTACCTGCTCCGGCTCTGCAGGTAACACACAAGTTCTATCGTGAGGTCCTGGGCTTTGGCCAGGTCGATCAAATGCACTTTAAGTTCACTGATGACCCGGCTGACCCAGGCCAGGGCTTACACTTTCTACATGTGGATAACCCTCGTCACCACACATTGGCTCTCTATGAAGCGCCGATGCCAAGCGGGTGTGTGCACCTAATGATGGAAGTGAAGACAATCGACGAAGTCGGCTACTGCCTGGATCGGGTGCAGGAGAAGGAGATTCCGATTGTCTCTACCCTCGGACGTCATACCAATGATGAAATGATTTCTTTTTACTGTGCCACGCCAGGTGGCTTCGCCCTTGAGTTTGGTTGTGGTGGACGTCAGGTGGATTGGAGCACTTACACACCGACAGTGAGCACGCTGCCGTCGTTCTGGGGGCATAAGTTCCAGGGCTAG
- a CDS encoding helix-turn-helix transcriptional regulator, translated as MRWSFALFLRETVTVVCSSCCLEDNNNRESLAVEFDSEFSELIELAYKGALEDYPWKSFLSRMRQLLEADLAAIFLQPPREGARLVMLIDGGVETGIDSYEQGLYNIDPFVDLPEGEVKTVRELLCPEKLKQSEFYQRCMESNDLADFMGGDMSIEGEFDGRFRLGRYSNRPHFSLRDKEVCQAVLPHLKQAILFHAQSNRLISERDLYAHAVQQMALGSILLSEEGRILGSNKVASDILRLQDGLSAQQGKLHLGSASRNSQLQQTVTRLLSAQRMGECSSIEAMRISRPSGRSDYGLIIRAIPLSQWSEGRRVPSVAIFVSDPESESPASIDVVTQLFGFTPTEARLALALANGLSVDEASEKLSVSRNTTRTHLRSVFSKAGVTRQSLLIRLILKSVAPLAAIEDSLSDR; from the coding sequence ATGCGTTGGTCGTTCGCGTTATTTTTACGTGAAACCGTCACCGTTGTGTGCTCAAGCTGTTGTCTAGAAGATAATAACAATAGAGAGAGCTTAGCTGTGGAGTTCGATAGTGAATTTAGTGAGTTAATTGAGCTTGCTTATAAAGGAGCATTAGAGGATTACCCTTGGAAGAGTTTTTTATCGCGAATGCGGCAATTACTCGAGGCTGATCTTGCCGCGATATTTTTGCAGCCACCGCGCGAGGGAGCTCGCCTAGTGATGTTAATTGATGGCGGTGTCGAGACGGGTATTGATTCCTACGAGCAGGGGCTCTACAACATTGACCCCTTTGTGGACCTGCCAGAAGGGGAGGTAAAGACCGTACGAGAGTTATTGTGCCCGGAAAAACTTAAACAGAGCGAGTTTTATCAGCGCTGTATGGAGTCGAATGATTTAGCAGACTTTATGGGCGGTGATATGTCCATAGAAGGTGAGTTCGATGGTCGATTTCGGTTAGGGCGTTATTCGAATCGTCCACACTTTAGCCTCCGAGACAAGGAGGTTTGCCAGGCGGTATTGCCGCATCTAAAGCAGGCTATTTTATTTCATGCACAAAGCAACCGGTTAATATCGGAGCGAGACTTGTATGCCCACGCAGTGCAGCAGATGGCGTTGGGAAGTATTTTATTAAGTGAAGAAGGGAGAATATTAGGTAGTAATAAAGTGGCTAGTGATATTTTGAGGTTACAAGATGGTTTGTCGGCGCAGCAAGGTAAGCTACACCTTGGCTCGGCATCACGAAATAGTCAGTTGCAGCAGACTGTGACGCGTCTATTGTCTGCACAGCGTATGGGTGAGTGCTCGTCGATCGAGGCAATGCGAATATCGCGTCCTTCTGGTCGAAGTGACTATGGGCTGATTATCCGTGCCATTCCGCTTAGCCAGTGGTCAGAGGGAAGGCGAGTACCCTCGGTGGCAATATTTGTCTCAGACCCCGAGAGTGAATCGCCAGCGAGTATTGACGTTGTGACGCAGCTGTTTGGTTTTACGCCGACGGAGGCACGACTCGCCTTGGCGCTAGCCAATGGCCTGTCTGTTGACGAGGCGTCAGAAAAGCTCAGCGTGAGTCGCAATACCACACGTACTCACTTACGTTCAGTCTTTAGTAAAGCCGGCGTAACACGTCAATCACTACTAATCCGTTTAATTTTGAAAAGTGTAGCGCCACTAGCGGCGATCGAAGACTCCCTCAGTGATCGTTAA
- a CDS encoding helix-turn-helix transcriptional regulator, giving the protein MSQELLASSYSDLIDAIYRGPLERTPWQSFLTQFKNLLDCKVVALVRRFPTQSDRGLLYTIGGDEHLAADYRNRLYAVEPQISKTPNRPVYTLDELANKETMIKSDFFQKCLAPSNIAHLLCADTFEHDGTNGRVLQARLCAAKIDGTVNFTEEEKQICELLLPHLQRALMFHKEYVKVEAERALYEASMGQLGLGTIILDENGRLIKSNSIANNILNERDGLVIEDDKLLFSNRENDTVLQQAIERCRALLAFRDNQLVEALRVQRPSGHADLGILIKSVNSAVTGTDNNFIQGCPSIAIFISDPEQQSATGADILRQLYGLTNAEANLALLILEGMSVEEAAGHQGVSKNTVKTHLKSLYAKTGVSKQTRLVRLLSKSVASLG; this is encoded by the coding sequence ATGTCTCAAGAACTATTGGCATCGAGTTACAGCGACCTTATCGACGCGATCTATCGCGGCCCTCTAGAACGGACACCATGGCAGAGCTTTCTGACCCAATTCAAGAACTTACTAGACTGCAAAGTAGTCGCCTTAGTTCGCCGCTTCCCGACTCAAAGCGATCGCGGACTACTCTACACTATCGGTGGCGATGAGCATCTCGCGGCTGATTATCGCAACCGCCTCTACGCCGTTGAGCCACAAATTAGCAAGACACCTAACCGTCCTGTCTACACTTTAGATGAGTTAGCGAACAAAGAAACCATGATCAAGAGCGACTTCTTCCAGAAGTGCCTCGCCCCCTCTAACATCGCCCACCTACTCTGCGCCGATACCTTCGAGCATGACGGTACTAACGGCCGTGTCTTGCAGGCTAGATTATGCGCTGCAAAGATTGACGGCACTGTTAATTTTACTGAGGAAGAAAAGCAAATCTGCGAGTTATTATTACCCCACTTGCAGCGCGCACTGATGTTCCACAAAGAATACGTTAAGGTTGAGGCAGAGCGCGCACTCTACGAAGCCTCTATGGGGCAGCTCGGTTTAGGCACTATTATTCTTGATGAAAACGGCCGACTGATTAAAAGTAACAGCATTGCCAACAACATCCTCAACGAGCGTGACGGTCTCGTTATCGAGGATGATAAACTGCTCTTCTCCAATCGAGAAAACGATACCGTCCTACAGCAGGCTATCGAACGCTGCCGCGCCCTACTCGCTTTCCGCGACAACCAGCTAGTCGAAGCACTGCGCGTGCAGCGCCCCTCCGGCCATGCCGACTTAGGTATCCTAATCAAGTCGGTCAACTCCGCCGTCACGGGCACCGACAACAACTTTATCCAGGGCTGCCCCTCTATTGCTATTTTCATCAGCGACCCTGAACAGCAGAGCGCTACCGGCGCCGATATTCTTCGTCAACTCTACGGTCTCACCAACGCCGAAGCCAATCTCGCGCTGTTGATACTGGAGGGGATGAGCGTCGAAGAAGCAGCAGGACATCAAGGCGTCAGTAAAAACACGGTCAAAACACACCTTAAATCACTCTACGCCAAGACCGGTGTCAGTAAGCAGACTCGCCTGGTACGCCTTCTAAGTAAGAGCGTCGCCTCCCTCGGCTAA
- a CDS encoding acyl-CoA thioesterase has protein sequence MARTVIDLPDTFQYETYLDIYIGHINIASHLGNDSLVSLLNEARCQFLNDLGAINMEVCGAQMINADLAVILKSEAKYGERLRIEIQAAEFQKYGCDFIYRVTEASSERVVAIAKTTMLCFDYVSNQLSTAPNGFAEFFQQTA, from the coding sequence GTGGCACGCACTGTTATCGATCTACCTGACACCTTTCAATACGAAACCTATCTCGATATCTATATCGGTCACATCAATATCGCTAGCCACCTTGGCAACGATTCATTAGTCAGCCTATTAAATGAAGCAAGATGCCAATTTCTTAACGATCTTGGGGCCATAAACATGGAAGTCTGTGGCGCACAGATGATCAACGCTGACCTCGCTGTGATCCTCAAGAGCGAAGCCAAATACGGCGAGCGCTTACGCATAGAAATACAGGCCGCTGAATTTCAAAAATACGGCTGTGACTTTATCTATCGAGTCACAGAAGCCAGTAGCGAACGCGTCGTTGCCATCGCCAAAACGACGATGCTCTGCTTCGACTACGTCAGTAATCAGCTATCTACCGCCCCTAACGGCTTCGCTGAATTCTTTCAGCAGACAGCATAA
- the glpE gene encoding thiosulfate sulfurtransferase GlpE: protein MTFQCISIDEAIELIATERIIIVDVRDQSSFQQGRIAGAQLLNNNTLGDFIASADTTHPVIVYCYHGHSSQGAAQFLSEQGFDTVYSLDGGFEEWRQQQPVDNDQ from the coding sequence ATGACATTCCAATGCATTTCTATCGACGAGGCTATCGAGCTTATCGCCACAGAGCGTATTATTATCGTCGACGTTCGTGATCAGAGTTCATTCCAGCAGGGACGCATCGCCGGCGCCCAGCTACTCAACAATAACACTCTCGGCGATTTCATCGCATCAGCCGATACCACACACCCTGTCATCGTTTATTGTTACCATGGCCACAGCAGCCAAGGGGCGGCACAGTTCCTCTCTGAACAAGGCTTCGACACCGTTTACAGCCTCGACGGGGGCTTCGAAGAATGGCGTCAACAACAGCCAGTTGATAACGATCAGTAA
- the npdG gene encoding NADPH-dependent F420 reductase: MTDVIKTIAILGGTGDLGTGLARRWAQAGYSIVIGSRTQEKAQQAADDLQALMDERGVADISVEALNNEAAAAAADLVVLTVPFSHQLSTLELVKTSLKDKILIDVTVPLVPPKVGRVQLPEGGSAGQIAQDFLGEDTRVVSAFQNVAAHHLQEGEALDCDVLVCGDKKVAREQVITLVEAAGMRGFHAGPIANSAAVEAMTSVLITINRQYKCHAGIRISGLAE; this comes from the coding sequence ATGACTGATGTAATAAAAACGATTGCAATCCTAGGTGGTACCGGCGATCTCGGCACAGGCTTAGCGCGGCGCTGGGCACAGGCTGGTTACAGTATTGTTATCGGTTCGCGCACGCAAGAAAAAGCGCAGCAGGCAGCTGATGATCTGCAAGCTCTGATGGATGAGCGGGGGGTCGCTGATATCAGTGTCGAGGCGTTAAATAATGAAGCGGCAGCTGCTGCGGCAGACCTTGTTGTACTCACAGTCCCTTTTTCACATCAGCTGAGCACACTCGAGTTGGTGAAGACTTCTCTGAAAGATAAAATTCTGATCGATGTTACGGTACCGTTAGTGCCGCCTAAGGTCGGTCGTGTGCAGTTGCCTGAAGGCGGCAGTGCGGGGCAGATTGCACAAGACTTTCTCGGCGAGGATACGCGTGTTGTTTCAGCTTTTCAGAATGTGGCGGCTCACCACCTACAAGAAGGTGAGGCGCTTGATTGTGATGTTCTCGTTTGTGGTGATAAGAAGGTGGCACGTGAGCAGGTGATTACCCTCGTAGAGGCCGCAGGTATGCGTGGTTTTCATGCTGGACCTATCGCTAATTCGGCAGCGGTAGAGGCGATGACTTCAGTACTGATTACCATTAATCGACAATATAAGTGTCACGCGGGTATCCGCATCAGCGGTTTAGCGGAATAA
- a CDS encoding SDR family oxidoreductase has translation MHNRLDMSGKVVIVTGGGKGVGRGITLRFLEAGAKVIICGRSEPDTLPSYNGNNAIFQGVDVRDIEQIQKLIDFTVAEFGRLDVLVNNAGGAPNADAATVSPRFSESIIRLNLLAPLNFCQLANAVMQKQPEGGSIINICSVSAVRPSPGTAAYGAAKAGLLNLTTSLAVEWAPKVRTNAIVAGLIKTEQAHLHYGDDEGIAAVSATVPLGRMANPEDIGDACLYFASDLSSYVSGSSITLHGGGEKPAFLNAGNTDNA, from the coding sequence ATGCACAACCGATTAGATATGAGTGGCAAAGTCGTTATCGTTACCGGTGGCGGCAAAGGCGTAGGCCGCGGTATCACGCTGCGCTTTCTTGAGGCCGGCGCAAAAGTGATCATCTGCGGAAGAAGCGAACCCGACACACTACCAAGCTATAATGGCAACAATGCCATCTTTCAGGGCGTCGATGTCCGCGACATCGAGCAGATACAAAAACTGATCGATTTCACCGTCGCAGAATTTGGTCGACTCGATGTGCTGGTCAATAACGCTGGTGGCGCCCCAAATGCCGACGCAGCTACCGTATCGCCACGTTTTTCAGAGTCTATCATTCGCCTCAATCTACTCGCCCCACTGAACTTCTGTCAGCTCGCCAACGCCGTCATGCAAAAGCAACCCGAAGGCGGCTCCATCATCAATATTTGCAGTGTTAGCGCTGTACGCCCCTCGCCAGGGACTGCCGCCTACGGTGCAGCCAAGGCTGGCCTTCTCAATTTGACCACCTCTCTCGCCGTAGAGTGGGCACCAAAGGTTCGCACTAACGCCATCGTTGCAGGGCTTATCAAAACAGAACAAGCTCATCTTCACTATGGTGATGACGAGGGTATTGCTGCCGTCTCTGCCACAGTCCCCCTCGGGCGCATGGCTAACCCAGAAGACATCGGTGACGCCTGTCTGTATTTTGCCAGCGATCTTTCCTCCTATGTTTCTGGCTCTAGCATCACCTTACACGGCGGCGGTGAGAAGCCCGCCTTCCTCAACGCTGGCAATACTGACAACGCTTAA
- a CDS encoding flagellar brake protein encodes MQFEQLVLDIGTTIDLYVPASADEGAARERRGHSRLVGYVPGEGVMATPPRRGGQRVVLSDGQKMRLRVANEEGEHSFSTQLLSQQKNPLPLVFLSYPCAGVSRLLRRHPRIRLRLPTVVYNSSALDPGQCHVGCLQDISLGGAAVELANASAHVGDQLICHARFRVAGAARQVRLLACVRSRLQQVPSEPLAFDPLRAKAVFGVEFIDSSLDTQLLLQAFVLEQSRCKRMPTVMRPH; translated from the coding sequence ATGCAGTTTGAGCAGCTCGTCCTTGATATTGGCACAACGATCGACCTCTATGTCCCCGCGTCTGCAGATGAGGGCGCTGCGCGTGAGCGGCGCGGGCATAGTCGGCTTGTCGGTTATGTGCCTGGTGAGGGCGTCATGGCAACGCCACCGCGCCGAGGGGGGCAGCGAGTTGTACTTAGTGATGGGCAGAAGATGCGGCTTCGTGTGGCGAATGAGGAGGGGGAACATAGCTTTTCGACACAACTGCTTAGCCAACAGAAGAATCCTCTACCGCTGGTGTTTTTGTCTTATCCCTGCGCCGGTGTCAGCCGTTTATTGCGCCGTCATCCGCGTATTCGTTTGCGTCTGCCTACCGTGGTTTACAATAGCTCTGCGCTTGACCCTGGGCAGTGTCATGTGGGGTGTTTGCAAGATATTAGCCTCGGTGGTGCTGCGGTCGAGCTGGCGAATGCCTCGGCTCATGTCGGCGATCAATTGATTTGCCATGCGCGTTTTCGAGTAGCAGGGGCGGCGAGACAGGTTCGTTTGTTAGCCTGTGTCCGCTCGCGACTGCAGCAGGTGCCATCAGAGCCATTAGCTTTTGATCCGTTGCGAGCAAAGGCAGTATTTGGTGTCGAGTTTATCGATAGTAGTCTCGATACTCAGCTATTGTTGCAGGCATTTGTGTTGGAGCAGAGTCGGTGCAAGCGAATGCCGACGGTAATGCGACCACACTAG
- the sppA gene encoding signal peptide peptidase SppA gives MKKESNKPGIIRRTFSAVWGGISWLRRAVLNVIFIAIVVIILIALREKEVPTIPDQAVLVISPVGVLVERRSYSGTLLSLFNDDEKNSEVALPDIIEAISRAADDSKVKMIVMQLDELRGLGMSHALEISQALNDFEHTGKKVLLRSNNLSQSTYLLASFADELYLHPMGSVELNGLAVYRSYFKTLLDKLNIDFHVFRVGTYKSALEPMMRDNMSDADKASNSAWLGTLWQQYTQAVEENRGLEAGALNRYINSIDEVMEHFSGDGAAAALENNLIDGIKTRPQYRQYLSTLVDGELDDHLVGFRDYLSMTAPASFEEDMHDNKVAVITAEGNIVDGNEPYGAIGGDSLAELITRARDDEGVKALVLRINSGGGSAFASEVIREELLLFKESGKKLVVSMGPVAASGGYWIASPADEIWALPTTLTGSIGIFAALPNLERSLKHIGISNDGVGTTDIAGGYRVDRQINSKTQQVIQRQIENGYHRFLMIVAEGRDMSLEQVEKVAEGRVWSGKDALERGLVDQLGSKQDAIAAAANLAGLEDYSVVDIEPELSAQQQFMLELSGASALIAPVSWQSQLSQVMAQLGLPEAGQEAAIWFSARDPRGFYAQCANCVAP, from the coding sequence ATGAAGAAAGAAAGTAACAAGCCGGGTATTATTCGACGTACTTTTAGTGCGGTGTGGGGGGGGATTAGCTGGCTCCGTCGGGCTGTTTTAAACGTTATCTTTATTGCTATCGTTGTTATTATCTTGATCGCTCTGCGAGAGAAGGAGGTACCGACGATACCCGATCAGGCCGTCCTCGTGATCTCACCTGTTGGGGTTTTGGTTGAGCGGCGCAGTTATAGCGGTACGTTATTATCGTTATTTAATGACGACGAGAAGAACAGTGAAGTTGCATTGCCAGACATTATTGAGGCAATTAGTCGTGCGGCAGACGATAGCAAAGTTAAGATGATCGTAATGCAGCTCGATGAGTTAAGAGGTTTGGGCATGAGTCATGCCTTGGAGATCTCGCAGGCACTGAACGATTTTGAACATACCGGTAAAAAAGTACTCCTTCGCTCTAATAATTTATCGCAGTCGACGTATCTTCTTGCTTCCTTTGCCGATGAGCTATATTTACACCCGATGGGCTCGGTGGAACTCAACGGCTTGGCCGTCTATCGTAGTTATTTTAAAACGCTACTCGATAAGCTCAATATCGACTTCCATGTGTTCCGGGTGGGGACTTATAAGTCGGCGCTGGAACCGATGATGCGTGACAATATGTCCGATGCCGATAAAGCCTCAAATAGTGCCTGGTTGGGAACGTTGTGGCAGCAATATACTCAGGCGGTCGAGGAAAACCGAGGGCTTGAGGCGGGGGCACTGAACCGTTATATCAATAGTATCGACGAGGTGATGGAACATTTCTCGGGTGATGGTGCGGCGGCGGCGCTGGAAAATAACTTAATCGATGGCATCAAAACACGGCCGCAATATCGCCAGTACCTTTCGACATTAGTTGACGGTGAACTCGACGACCACCTCGTGGGCTTTCGTGATTATTTGAGTATGACAGCACCTGCTTCGTTTGAAGAAGATATGCATGATAACAAGGTGGCTGTGATTACTGCAGAGGGTAATATTGTCGATGGTAACGAGCCTTATGGTGCTATTGGCGGCGACAGCTTAGCGGAGTTGATTACGCGTGCTCGTGATGACGAGGGCGTTAAGGCGTTAGTGTTAAGAATTAATAGCGGTGGCGGTAGTGCCTTCGCCTCTGAAGTGATTCGTGAGGAGCTGTTACTATTTAAAGAGAGTGGTAAAAAGTTAGTTGTTTCGATGGGGCCTGTGGCAGCGTCGGGGGGCTATTGGATTGCGTCACCGGCGGATGAGATCTGGGCTCTGCCAACGACTCTGACGGGTTCTATTGGTATTTTTGCGGCACTGCCGAATCTGGAGCGCAGCCTTAAGCATATTGGCATTAGTAATGATGGTGTAGGCACAACTGACATTGCAGGTGGTTACCGTGTTGATCGACAAATTAACAGCAAAACACAACAAGTGATTCAGCGTCAGATTGAAAATGGCTACCATCGCTTCCTGATGATTGTCGCCGAGGGGCGAGACATGTCTTTGGAGCAGGTTGAGAAGGTTGCCGAAGGCCGGGTGTGGAGTGGTAAAGATGCCCTTGAGCGTGGCTTGGTTGATCAGCTCGGCAGCAAGCAGGATGCGATCGCAGCGGCAGCCAATTTGGCAGGTTTAGAGGATTACAGTGTTGTTGATATCGAGCCTGAGCTGAGTGCTCAGCAACAGTTTATGCTCGAGTTGAGTGGCGCCTCTGCGTTAATCGCTCCTGTTTCCTGGCAGTCTCAACTGTCACAGGTAATGGCTCAGCTTGGTTTGCCGGAGGCCGGTCAAGAGGCTGCTATATGGTTCTCTGCTAGGGACCCACGCGGCTTTTATGCACAGTGTGCAAACTGTGTAGCGCCGTAA